The window CGGCGGCTAATCGTACAACGACACCAACTTTAAATGTAGACATAATTGAGGAGATGAAGGCCTCAATTGTTGCATCGGTGGGTGTCATGCTTGACGCTAGATTCGCTGGTATTGAAGAGAGACTGCTGCCCGAAAGAGTGATTCGCCCGCCGTTAGCATCGGATAATAGAAGGCCGGAAGCCCCGCCGCCACGATCGGCAGCAGCTCCTCCGAAGTCTAAAAAGGTGCCAGAAAACCGAAATGGCGATGCACGATCGGCTTCTCCCGAGAACTCCGAGGCAGCCACGGGTTCAAGTCGCCCTGCTGTGAACGAGGTAGCGGGTTGGTCTACAGTTGTTAGAAGAGGAAAGAAGGGAAAGAAGGCCTCCTCTTCCTCAAATAATGCTTCCCCTGAGGCTACTTCTGCCCACACTAACAGACCTACGGGCCCTCCGACGTTTACCCTTCCCAAGACTGCCGCGATTATTATTAATCTCGAGCCGGATGCCGTAAAAAAGGGAATCTCATACGCTGAGGTGCTAGAGCGGGCCGAACAAAGTATAAACCTACAGGAGCTTGGTATTGGGGAAGGCATAAAAATTCGTAGGGCGGCCACTGGAGCAAGGCTTCTTGAGCTTCCTAAGGAACAGACTCCGGAGCAGGTGGAGCTGCTAGTGAATAGACTGCGGGCGGCCCTAACTGGCATGGCCACTGTCGTTCGACCCACCAAGACTGCATCCGTCAGGCTTATGGACCTTGATGATACTGTGACAGGGGAAAAAGTCATTGCCGCTATCGCCAGAGTTGGAAATTGCCCTGTTAGCTGCATTAAGGTAGGAGAAATACAGTCTGGCCCCAGAGGAATGGGCGCGACTACAGTGCACTGTCCTGTCGAGGTTGTAAAAGTGATGTCCGATGCGGGGAAGCTTTTGGTAGGTTGGAGTTCCGCTAGAGTCCAGGTTCTCGATCAGCGCCCATTACGCTGTTATAAGTGTCTCTGTATCGGGCACACAAGGCCGCTGTGTCCTTCACTAGTCGACCGTAGCAACTTGTGCTTTCAATGTGGCGGCATCGGGCACAAGTCCTCAAAGTGCTCGAGCCCTATGCGCTGTGCGGTGTGTGTGGACGCAGGCCTTCCGTCGGGGCACATAATGGGGGGAAGGGACTGCAATCCCCCCCCAACGAGGGGTACATTGGACACATCGGCTCGGTCCAGCGAAGGGCTACATCAGGATGAAGGGGAAGCTAACATGTCGTCATGAACCAGGGACGGCATTTTAACTTCCTCCAGACGAATATTAACCACTCCGCGGGTGCTCAAGATCTTCTTATGCAGTCCATAGCGGAGTGGGAGATAGATATAGCGGTAGTGTGTGAACCGTATTTCGTCCCCTCACGGCCTCATTGGGTTGGGGACACGGAAGGTCTGGTGGCGATTGTATTGGGGGATAGCGCTGGTCCTCCTCTCGAGTCTATAGAGAGAGGGCCTGGATACGCGGTAGCAAAATGGCGGGATTATGTTGTCGTCGGAATATATTTTTCGCCCAACCGCAGTTTGGCAGAGTTCGAGATTTACCTGGACTCTGTCAGAGCGGCTATTTTCCGACGGGCAGGAAATATAGTCGTACTTGGCGATTTTAACGCGAAGTCCCAAGCATGGGGGAGTCCTAGAACAGACGAACGGGGCAGAGCTGTGCAGGAGTGGGCTCTTACTCAAGACTTATCTCTCCTGAATCGAGGGACTGCCAGCACCTGCGTGCGGCAACAAGGGGGGTCGATTGTAGACTTATCGTTTGCCACTGCCTCGGTCGCTGACAGGGTAGTTAATTGGAGAGTGGAGCAAGTGGAGACTCTCGCCGATCATAATTATATCCGTTTTGAGGTCTCCACTTCTTCAGCTATGGCAATGGCCCCCCGGATCGCTAGTCGATTCCCTCGCTGGTGCATAACCCGCCTTGATCGCGATCTGGCTAAAGAAGCTGCCATTCTGCGTCGGTGGACAACGGCTGGGTTTGCCGGCGATACAAGTGTGGACGAGCTTGCAGACTCCATGCATAATGCCCTAACTGTGGTTTGTGAAGCATCTATGCCAAGAGCCCGCGGACGGTGGCGGCGGCGTCACGTTTACTGGTGGACTACCGAAATCGCTGACCTTCGCATTGCATGCAATCGGGCCCGGAGAGCCTTTGTCCGCAGTCGCAGAAGAAATGGCTTGAACCCGGCACTGGAAGCCATGCTGCATGAGGGGTACCGCGTTGCTAAAAATAATCTGCGGGTCGCTATTAGCCAGGCGAAAGAGCTTGCACACAAAGAGATGTTAGAGAGACTAAACAAGGACCCCTGGGGACGCCCTTATCGAGTTGCGCGGAATAAGCTGCGAACCCAAGGGGCGGCTGTCACAGAAACCCTGCAGCCAAACTTGTTAATACGGCTAGTGGGAGAGCTGTTCCCTGATACGCGGGGCTTTGCACCACCAATAATGTCCGCACACCGGGATGATGTGGTCGAAGAGGGCGTCCCTCCAATCACAGAGGAGGAATGGGACATAGCCCTTAACCGCCTTCGAAGGAGAAAGACGGCGCCAGGCCCAGATGGCGTTCCGGGAAGGGTGGTTTTTATAGCTCTCGAAAGTCTAGGTGAGCGAATGCGGAAATTGTTCGACAAATGCTTACACACCGGAAGGTTCCCAAAGCTGTGGAAGGAAGGGAAATTGTGCCTTATTAGAAAGGAGGGACGACCGTTGGACTCTGCTCCGGCGTATAGGCCAATAGTCTTACTCAGCGAGACGGGGAAACTCCTGGAAAAGATTATTGTCAACCGTCTCAATGAGCATATCGACTCAGTGGGTCCCGGGCTCTCAGACGCACAGTTTGGGTTTAGGGAAGGTCGATCGACACTGGATGCCTTAGAGGCTCTAAAACATCTGTCCACGGAGGAAATAGAGAGAGGAAGGGTAGTTCTTGCCGTTTCGCTCGACGTGCGCAACGCTTTTAACAGTCTTCCCTTCGAGACTTTGTTGGAAGCTCTTAAATACCATCGGGTGCCCCTCTATCTCAGAAGGCTGTTAGAGGCATACCTCCAGGACAGAGTAGTTGCGTGGGAGGGAAACAATGGTCGAATAACCCGGCATGGTGTTCATAGTGGTGTTCCACAGGGCTCAGTGCTGGGCCCAGTCTTGTGGAACATTGGGTTTGACTGGCTTCTGCGTGGCCCGCTGCTTCCAGGGATGAGGGTCATTTGCTATGCGGATGACACCCTCATCACAGCCAGTGGGGATACTTATGAGGACGCAGCGCGTTTGGCGAGTGTTGGTTCTGAGTTGGTAGCCAACCGAATACGGGCATTGGGCCTACAAATATCAGCGTCGAAGACTGAGGCTATCCTCTTTCACGGTCCACGAAAAGGTCCACCTCGAGGTGCTCATATCTCCATCCATGGCGTAGCGGTTGAGGTCAGACGGCACATGAAGTACCTAGGTCTTGTGCTGGATGGACGTTGGAACTTCAATGAGCATTTCGAGCAGTTTGGCGGCAGACTGATCAAGGCTGCTTCTGCTCTTGGTAGATTATTACCCAATATCAGGGGGCCGGCCTCGGCTTGTAGACGCCTCTATGCGGGTATTGTACGGAGTATGGCACTGTACGGAGCTCCTATCTGGATTCACGCACTTTCGCCGCAAAACAAAAGACTGCTGAGGAGGCCGCAAAGAGTTATAGCGGTGCGTGTTATCCGTGGATACCGTACAGTGTCATGGACTGCAGCGACTTTATTGGCTAGTGATCCACCATGGGAGCTACAAGCTGAAGTGCTGGCCGAGGTTTACCAGCATAAGCTGGACATAAGGTCAAGAGGCGAGCAGATAACGTCGGAGGGAATCAGTAGAGCGAGATCCATCGCTCATTTGAGCCTGATTCAGAGATGGCATGAAGACCTTGAGTCCTCTAATGTGGGAAGCTGGACGGTACAAGGGATTCGCCCACATCTGGAGCGATGGCTTAGGAGACGACATGGTCCACTGACATTCCACCTTGTACAGGTACTTACAGATCATGGTTGCTTTGGCAAGTACCTGAACAAGATAGCGAGACGGGAGCCCACTCCGGGGTGTTGGGAGTGCGATGCACCAGAAGATTCGGCATATCACACATTAACAGAGTGCGTGGCGTGGGCGCCGCAACGACACTCTCTGCTGGCGGCTTTCGACGGCGACATTTCGCTAGTAAATATAATAGACTCGATGATAGGTACTGAGTCCAAATGGCAGGCAATGACGTCATACTGTGAAACAGTAATGAGGCTGAAGGAAGCGGCGGAGCGGGAACGGGAGTTGGCAGCGGACGCCCTGCCACTCCGCAGGAGAAGAACGGGTTGTAGAAGGCGGAGATTTGCTCGCCTTATACCTCCTAATTAATATATtgcctatataatatatattatagccgTACAATTGTCGAATGAGACGTTGAAGCGCAAATGTTGAGTGCAATTTGTGATCCGTTAGCGCTTCACATACAACGTAGAGGGtacgctgggttttagtgggtattctggtcATCTGGccagtgagtcccacataccctctCGTAAATGAGGCTAGGGGATAACATCTCCTGCATCATTTGCGAGAGGGATGCGTAAAAGCATTTCCcagcgagaaaaaaaaaaaaaaaaaaaaaaagcttccaAGCAGACCGCTAGgcttcatctctcacaagatagaatagTGATTGTGAAACTGTAAAATATTCTCGGTAGattctgcctttcgaaccggtatTAGAATCACAACAagcagatagacttgacgtttcgaaagtgcttatattaggcctatttgaaacaaattaatttatatatttttttttattgttgccCTGCGCTAGTCTCCCGAAAAGTAGCTGATAATATACAATGGCTTGACTTTGACAAAAGATTTTTTGTCTTGTTTGCCTCAGCAATGCTATGGGTGGGATGGGTAGGAGACATTTTTCCCACATGGAAAGGAAAAATTTTATGTTCTTCCTTGGCAGCTTTATCATGCCGAGCATGATTGGTGCccaagaaaaattatatttaagtaatatacgTTTATAAACGGCGGTAACCTTCCCTTAATCTGCCGTGCATTGGTAGGTGGACATGTTTTTTTAccccttgtcagaggatataatagAGGGATATATTTTGTCCCTCTTGCCTATGGTAGCCTTGCTGGGatgtattagtaaaaaaattgagttacaataaaatattttttttattatttgaatttcatgGACTTAatctagtttttaataattttctatatttttaaaatattgtggaCACGTGAAtacaatcatcatcgtcatcatcatatcaaaccctTATTGACTaaggggttacggccgtagtccactacgctggcccagtgcggagtggtggactccacacaccttttagaacattatgtataactctcaggcatggaggtttcctcacgatgttttccttcgccgttgaagccagtgatatttgagttgcttaaaacgcaaataacttagaaaggttagaggagcgcgctgggattcaaactcaccgccccgaaagtaaagtccaTAAGTAAAATGTAGTAAACTATAGTGTATAACCATATTAGATTAGTGAGTTGGTAACAATTTTCTTGTGACAACCCCCTAATTGCACAATTTCTATCGTAGTAAAACTTATCTTTTGTCCTGCAGCTGACTAAGCAGATTCGAAGCTTCAGTGGCTTGTTTAGTCGACCGATATTTGTTAAGCCCGTGACCGGATATTTACCGGATAATTAATGTATGGAGCCGTCCTTTGATAGGTAATTTAACAAAGTTGCGTTTGGATAAAATTGGTCCAAACTTCTTTACTGTCCTCTTGTCTGTACTTTGATAAAATAGTGATCCACGTTAAATACTATAATACATTGACTTACCCCTTACTTATAAAcattgtgacggccgattggcgcagtgggcagcgaccctgctttgagtccaaggccagagagaggttcgattcccacaactggacaatgtttgtgtgttgaacaagaatgttttttagtgtctgggtgttaatatttctattatatgtatttatttatgtatattattcataaaaatatttatcagtcatcttagtacccataacacaagctacgcttactttgaggctaattggcgatgtgtgtattgacgtagtatatctatttgttaactgtaaagCGGTTATATAGTGACGCAAGTTTTTTCTTCTTTCGAATGTCTAATTATTTgaaacagataaaaataaaccatTGTAAAACTATTTACAAGGTACACAATGTCTTAGTACGGCCCTTATCATATAAACTacttgctttttaaataatacgatttgatataatttttaaatcaattgtaaTTTTGTACGTGTTCTGTTTGAAACTGCCTTATTGACCTAATACTTACAATTTTCTTCTAAGGATCACGAGGTCAAAGTTGTTAGCTATTGATTGCGCTtagctgtaaaaaaaatctccgCTGTAAAAAGAAATTACCACTTCGTAGCTGTCTATTTGCCTGGGAGAGCATAACTTGTTAAGCTCATAGAatgaaaaacatacagaaaccgtgtacatgacttATATTGCAGCAtaactccactttagtagtgtgtctcggacaggcggttagtcacttcattacatttagcagttgtaagaaattattttacccctaatgttctaaaagtttaccttaaaataagcaaaatgggaaagtttgtgagctagcaacattccgcgggtgtgaagtgagacgtgcgcaaggcgttttcactttttttggacacaattcactgcatacaataatggctgaatgaggattctgtatgttcttaattctgtagttAAACAGTCAGTTTCGATTATTATCACCTGACATGTCATATTAACCGTTAAAGCCTACCGACCCGCAGTGTTACTGTGTAAAGAAGTTCCAATTAAAAgtaagttttctttcttttcactATTTACCTTATTcatattaagaagaagaagaagaaaaaacactttattgcacgtattacatacagaaaaagaaacattaaggagtatacagtaaaaaGGCGTAAGCGTAGGTGTAGACAtggaaaggcggccttattgctgcaagcaatctcttacaggcaaccttcgTAGAAAGAACTTACAGCAAGACaccgggatagtgccaagagtgtatTATTTTCCAATGAACTtaataagtatttctgtaaatAAGACTATCTCTACATTTGTgagaaataaattgtaaacaaGGTATTAGAGCAAACGGAATACAAATCCTGGACCAAAACACCGTTGTGTTTTTATCTACAACCTAGATTGAGGATTAAGCCCCACCTCCaacaacttttaatattttatttttgtaagaaaaGCACGAGCTAATTTCAACAACACTGATGAGCACtgcaacaaaatttaataaacgaaatttattttcacaaaagatctattttatcttttttaaaacggttattaggtattaaatatttaagttattctAAGGATCATAACAACAAAGCTGTCTTAACTTGTAGTCATCTTAAAATTACAGTCAATTTAATAAAGgaaatttattttcacaaaagttctattttatcatttttaaaacggttattacgaattaaatatttaagttattctAAGGATCATAACATCAAAGCTGTCTTAACTTTTAGTCATCAAAAATTACAGTCAAGGATAGTAACAAATTTTTTAAAGCCGAAACATGTAAAGTCTTTTGgccttaactttaaaaatatattctgttATTTACTGAATGGAACCTGGCATTTAACCTCATTTAGATTAAGTTGGACGATAGTTTTGAAAATTTTTCAACGGTACATACAGATCtttcattttcttcatttttctttttctttcatttttttttttacttatcaaataaaacaattacattaaaatggttagtataaaagtcATAAAATACTAAGTACGGAACCATTTCTGAATTAATCCGCTCAGGAGAGGCATTGTGGGTGCTCGACGTCTATGCTTTGTTACTATTATGCTCTGGTTTTAGCCCTTAACACCCCAATGAATTTCTttaaagcatataaaaaaactttacactATATTCCTTCTTCTTGAAATCCCGTCTCCTATTGGAGGTTAGCAACCATTAACGCTATCTGGACTTTAGACGCCGCTGCATGGAACAACGAACGGGTACTTTTCCCGAACCATTGGCGTACATTTTTTAGCCAGAATGTTCTTCTTTGGCATGGTGGTCTTTGGCCGGCAATTTTCCTCTGAGTCTAGCTTAAGGAGgtcatatttattgtttctgaTAACATGACCAAAATACTCTAACTTTCtttgtttaatagttttaagtatttCCTGATCCTTGCCTAGCCTCTATAAActgtatttatattacataaatctAGGTAAACATAAAGGTCCTGTAGCGTAAGACCTCTGACTCTGATGAATAGACTTGGAGGACaatgcaataatattataacatggAGCTGATCCCATGGACCCAATAGGAactcaattaaatattacaaaaccttaagtttgagtttttttaattcgtctTGACAACGAAGTCTGGTTTTTGATTATGGCGGTTAAGTTGATCTACTTtaacgaaaaataaatacacatccATAACAGTTATTTGGGCGgtggaattataaataactttaaaacacgttacttaattttaatatatattattttatccttTCGGGGACGAATTCCACTTAAAAAAgggttttaaattaatgaattaacatttacttaataattttgattCGTAAGAAAAGTATTTTCCTTCCACTATTTAAACCCTCTTAGGGATTGATTTTTGTGAAATTATGTCGTAGTACACATACATCTACAGcgctcataatatattaaaatagcgttcataagattttaataaattacaggTTAAGCTTAAGTTATCTGAAgggactaaataaatatattttgtttgattttatGTAGTCCCGAACAATAgtttatgtaatataaactgGTAaggaacatattatatttgaataatactGCAAAGACCAGAACATTTTAAAATCACCACTTCCGAGGCTCACGCTAAAAATAacgaatttttttgtaataatcctTTTTCTAACCATTTGCACGTAAAGTGGCTCTTTAGTCACCGCTGTCAAAAGTTAAAAGCAGTGTCTTCACAACGAATTTTCAGTTCGTTGTCTCTTACTTACCAGCCAAGTTTCAGCTTTTATCAATTTACAATCTATGGATCATTTACAATCTATGCATCATTAACAATCTATGGATCATTAACAATCTATGCAAATATTACCGTGATCTGGTAATCAACTTTAGCATTAGGGCAGCTTAAAAGCATGGGCACATGGGAAAAAGCACCAATTTACATTAGAGGTACAGTTAAATTTAATGGTATGTAGGTccagtatttattataaatcaatttCTCCATCAGctgtcttaaaatatataataacagaaGTAGTACCTGAAAAATATGCCTTTATCCGGTGTTTCCGTACTTACAGATTTAAATCAATGTGCTGACATTATCACTTAGATGTCTAGTTATTTATACCTGTGGTATTTAACAGAGGTCAAAATTCATTAGTTAGGTTATCTAACCCTTAAAAAACCCGACATTAACTGCGATAAAAATTTCGGAGCACTTATCCGagaaaatcttaaatttaaaatttaaatagtcaACTTGTTCGAAAAcgctgaacggattttaatatacttctaaaagataaaataagtCTGCAAGTTTAACTTGGTTGTCATCAAATCCCTTAGGTAAACTAAATTTGCTGATCTAAAAATAGCGTTAATAAATCCTTCTAACAATATTCCCTGTAGTAAAGAGCATTTATTTCAGAACTGTTCATTCTGTTTAGTTTAGAGCAAAGATTCCCAACGGGGCGATACCGCCCGCTATTAAGCCGGCGCTCACTAGGGGGCAGTATCGACCGTCGATCCCGCTTATTATCACTAATCTatacttccatactaatattataaagaggtaaagtttatGATTTTGTGAATTTGTGAGATTTTGGGGATAAcctctggatctactgaaccgtttttgaaaattctttcactAATATAAAGCCAACATAATTTGTGAGTGCTATAACATTATTTGTGAGGTCTATCTATTAACctgaaaactaaaaataaattttcgtaGTAGTTAGATTTGCAAAGTCGGAGAAAGGACAACGTTTCTcacgaacgctgccttaacgatgagaATCTCTCATGTTCTAGAAAAAGTTGTAGAGCTTAATAATGCTTGCataaaagtccgcgacagcatatgtataACTTGTTTattggaataacaaaataagtttttatatattaaaaaagatattaaatccaatcaataaagcttttgagtttgtttcgCTGATCTAAAAAACTGCTGTTTTGACTTTTTTTCTTGTGTTGATAGTATCTTGGCTTAGGGCTATAGAATACCATGTTTCTACGAATAGCTACCACGACCACGCCACAATCATAAGTGAGAAATGTTGCTAAAAAACTGCAAGAAATATCTAATTTGTGAGATTCCGATacgtgcgatgcgtaaacggtaAACTTTACGCCAAAACGACACAATGGTGCTTCCATTGTTTCGTTTTGGCGTAGTAAGGATGACGGAATTGTTCCccattaaaagttataaaaagcagtccgcgacaacattatacctacgcggacgaagtcgcgaggaacCACTAGTACGTGATAATAACGTCCATCAAATCTCCTAAACCCACATTAGCTCTGTGTTATCTCAACTAACCCTTTCTCCTATAAGGGAGAATACCGTTTTTTCTTCCACACCGTGCTTCACTTCACTGTGAAGCACAATCTCAACCTCAACGTTAGGTGATGATGCCGTATTctagttatattgaacccataatcctaatcggtttctatgcagCATCACGAAGAAATACTAAATCGCACCCCTTTGTTGTTTTAACTAATCTTCTACGGATGTAGAATGCTCGCTTTAACGGATGCTTCTACGGATCTTTCTATATCTGATTTGACCACTTAATGAAACTTCAAACTTGGCCCTATCCATCGCCATATCGGTAACGAAGGAagaattttcttaataaaacgGAGCAGTTCGGTTAGCATGTTGAAATAGACTATTGAGTGGATACAATAGAGTCAATCAAACAGCGCCTCACCAACTTTGAAGACCTTCCGAAGCACGTATTACTCTTCCGACTTGAAGAATTTGCGACTGAAAAATTCCgtagataataattatgaaaatgaaaatttacgGCAAacgcaatttattttatacctaggTATATTCTAAGTCCCTTAGTTTCGTTCCGTCTGCCGGTCTATAGGTTCATAAAtctgtatgtacctactagtTTGTCGCACCTAATAttcgaaaactaaaaaaagacaaaacacTACTtgaaagcaaaaatagtaaattGTTTCCACtgaatatcaatataaaatctccaaatatgaaatttaaaatcaaagcaTTTAAGAATTTTATCGTAAACTATGTGTAGTTTTAGAATTagttaaaatcaaatttattgaCAGTAATAAATCTGTCGTCTTCCATCTGTATCGCAGACCCGTAGTCCAACTAGTTAGGATAAATACGACCTCTCAACGgcaaaaacagttttatttcataaataaaaatgtacgttACGTAATACGATTTTCATATAATGACTAAACTGCGAGTTTTGACTGTCAATTGACCATTTGTCTATTAATTGATATGATCTTAACCGTGTGATGTTTTAGTTTTACACTAAACGAGGCAATGGTTCAAACCATTTCacgtacatattataataataactgtaTGGATGTGTGAATATTGTGGGTGCATACGTTCTGTTTGCaaattataatgtatataaaaacgCATGCATATATCGGTAGAACATAATATTGAATGTGTTATATAGATGCATAGGTATGACTATTTAGCAGTGGATATCGATACGGTCTAGGCGGGTCTATCGCGGTCAAAGGGGGCTGCAAGTGACAGGTAATCGATGTGGTTTACTAGTTTATTCGGCTATCGATACAGTTTGGACAAGTGTATCTGCTCTATACACCAGTAGGCAGATACGAGTAATCCATAACGATATTGACGTAATTTCGAGTTCTAATAAAACTCATCAGACatcctttttaaataaaaaccacgTAGGTAGTAGGTGTTTTCAGTGGAGCTGCGTGGGCTTTTGCCGCCCGACAATCCACATGTTGTTACATGATTTGCGAAACGCGTAAAATACTTATCGACGTTTAATTGCATCATCCTTCAAAATATCAATGTATAATCAGAAACCAGCATGCAAGTACctatttaatacttaaatatcaCTACACAggagttaaattataaatgagtGTGAAATTACATAATAAAGCATACGTGTAGTATAACGTGCTTAAATTTCTTCTGTGCGTCTTTTATGTCTTAAGAATTATTGTAGAAATAGTTTTGCATGAGTGAGTTCAAAGGCGATTTGGATTTTTTGCCACCTGAAATCTGCCACCCGCAATGTTCCCTCCAGCCTACAAATGTTTTTTCACTGCAAATTTGGGAACCATAATGTTATTTGTGAATACTGAAAGAGCAATCGCTTAGCGATGACTTTATAGGTACAGCAGTTTCTGCCAGTGACCAAAGTCAAACATCAGGTACCATATATACTCACTATGATTTATTTAGCTCGAAGGCTAAGCCTTTTTTCTGGGAATGTTCACGATATTCCTTCCcgttaatgtgtttttttgtaatagttGACGGTCCAAGCACTAAGCAGATAGCGAacccacagtggcgtgcacttttttaaataaatatactacgacaatacaaacagcgccacctagccccaaagtaagcgtagcttgtgttttgggtactaagatacctgatgaatatttttagacactgaaaaacattcatgttcatcacacgaacattttaccagttgtgggaatcgaacccaccgcgttggacgcagaaagcagggtcgctgcaaactgcgccaatcggccgtcaaaataaatatataaataaatatataagatttttattataataacatattagtgtaaatgatttaatataatatataaaattaataataaacaaataaattatatggaCCTCATGCACCATTAAGAAGTAGGTAAGGCAACTCGTTGGAAGTTGCGAGCTCTTTGGAAAGTTTCACACGGATCAAAGTTTCCTCGTCAGACACGAAACTTGACTCGAATgataagattaaaatattacaacgcTCACAGGAACTCACTAAGAATACCTGCTAACTTTGTAACAGTTTTGTTATAACCCGTTTGGTATAACAAATCTGCCAAAAGTTCGCCTCTTGTGATAACCAAGAAATATCATTAACGTTAaacattttcatgaaatttgaaTAGGTTGTACATTCATGACGTATGGATCTATATCTACCTCGTCTGGCTAGTGATTCGCATGTTCAGCTGTAAATCAAGAGGCCCTGCATTCGATTCCCgggttgtgaaaaatattacacttattggggtttgctgctgcagcacgttaagccgttggTACCagttatatcatttttaagacGTGAAAACATTCGAGCTCGTCagtggagtagcgtggtgggt of the Pararge aegeria chromosome 10, ilParAegt1.1, whole genome shotgun sequence genome contains:
- the LOC120627041 gene encoding uncharacterized protein LOC120627041; its protein translation is MSDELSSEKGASSVRKMVRQTASRVSLRNRSPIRRTARRDGLDSSALSSREVSTSRASSVSRDPTPVRRGTGIAQARADLRNAKEEAIEQAFDQRLRDRVYRKEAVVTVLDPEEWFETETSNNEDPGNLNSEELRAAAGRRAAAIIHVATKSGHLKGTFVKCLKESASALQNFVDTLVNRTESEESRRLRLDNTRLRNEVDSLKAELKAHRREFVEMKTSMAAANRTTTPTLNVDIIEEMKASIVASVGVMLDARFAGIEERLLPERVIRPPLASDNRRPEAPPPRSAAAPPKSKKVPENRNGDARSASPENSEAATGSSRPAVNEVAGWSTVVRRGKKGKKASSSSNNASPEATSAHTNRPTGPPTFTLPKTAAIIINLEPDAVKKGISYAEVLERAEQSINLQELGIGEGIKIRRAATGARLLELPKEQTPEQVELLVNRLRAALTGMATVVRPTKTASVRLMDLDDTVTGEKVIAAIARVGNCPVSCIKVGEIQSGPRGMGATTVHCPVEVVKVMSDAGKLLVGWSSARVQVLDQRPLRCYKCLCIGHTRPLCPSLVDRSNLCFQCGGIGHKSSKCSSPMRCAVCVDAGLPSGHIMGGRDCNPPPTRGTLDTSARSSEGLHQDEGEANMSS